AGCGTTAACCAGCTGAGTGCAGAACAGGATGATGCCTAGCGACAAAGCGCACAGGCTAATAAATTGGCATTTTCTCATAGCAATATTTTGCACTGTCTTGGCATAGCCAGGGCTGAGTGTCAAGCCATAACCCAGATCCCCTCTGGTTTTGGCCCAGCAGCCATTGGAGCGATCGCCCTAATTGCAGGAGAGCCTACATAAGTCTGGTGACTGACATCACGCAGTTACCGGGATTCGGGCACGTTTCTACTGGGTGTGGCATCAACTTACCTGACCGCTCTCGTCATCTTTGGAAGCTATTTACAATCACTGTGCGAATTACAAGCATAGCTCATAGTAATAAAGACCAAAATTGAAAATGACTACCTATTAACTCAAATGACACAAGAAGAAATTAGTGCAGTAAAAAGCAAATTTTTTGCCACAGTTGCTCACGATTTGCGTACTCCTTTGACTGCCATTTTGCTATCTACAGAATTGCTTGAAACATACGGTCATGAAACACCTGAAGAAAAAAAACGCCAATATCTTCGTTGTATTCGAGAAGCAGCAGAAGAAATTAACAAATTACTTAATGATGCTTTAGATACTTATGGCATAGAGTAAAGAAGGCATCGGGTGAATTGGTTGAAATATGTACTTTTGCAAGTCGCCCGTAAATAGCATTAGGGCGACTTTAAGTTTAAATTTTTAGGCGCTCGCTCGTTCATCAACCTCTTCTTGATAAAATCAAGTTGACTGCGTTTTTAAGAGGATAGTACCGATGACCGAAAAAACTCATATACGAGTACCGCGTGGTAGCCGCATTTTTCCCGATCGCCCTCGTCTTTCCGACGCCGAACTAGCCAAACGCAAAGCGGAAGATGAAGCATTTGCCCAACGCTGTCGCGAGATTTTTAGGCGAGTTTACCCGGAATTGGTTAAGAATCATTACAACTGGGCTGTTATGATCGAACCAAAAAGTGGAGACTATTTTGTTGCGCCCGATCCAGAAGTAGCTTTCCAAAAAGCTCGTCAGAAACACCCAAATGCGAAAATTATGGAAATGCGTTTGAATGAGACAGGGGCTTGTGGCAGGATATGATTCAAGGATATTTTGGTGAAAAAGGTGAGCTATTTTTTGAAATTGAGTTGATAGGGGATGATGGTTCTGTCGTGACAGTTAATGCTTTGCTAGATACGGGGTTTACTGACTGGTTGGCAATGGATATCCAAGATGCAGAAAGTTTGGGCTGGACATTTATACGCCAACTAGAGATGCGAATTGCACGGGGAAATGCTCTATTTAATCTCTACGTGGGAAGCGTTTTATTTGATGGTCAAGAATTTACTATTCCCGTTTTAGGTGGGAGAGAAATTCCTGAGTTTTTAATCGGTTTACCTTGGCTGGAAAATTGGCGGTTAGTCGTAGATCGAAAAGCAGGTTTGCTGACGTTGGGGGAAGATTGAGGAAAGGCACGCATGACACGGATATAAAATAAAAACAATTCACCATCTGTTCTATCTCTTACCTACCATGAAAGCCCTCTGGCTAGAAAACAACCAACTCCAACTCCGTACCGATGTCCCCATTCCCACGCCACCACCGGGGGAAGCACTCGTGCGGGTAGTGCGTGCTGGTATCTGCAACACCGATTTGGAATTACTCAGAGGCTATTATCCCTACACTGGTATTTTAGGTCATGAATTTGTCGGGATTGTGGAACAGGGGCCGATCGAACTGCAAAATAAACGGGTAGTGGGAGAAATTAACGCAGTTTGCGGTGAGTGTCGGTTTTGTCGCAACGGATACCCGACTCACTGCGAAAATCGCACCGTTTTGGGAATTGTCAATCGCAATGGCACTTTTGCAGAATATCTAACTTTGCCAATAAAAAATCTGCATTCAGTACCGGATAACGTGCCAACCGATGTAGCTACTTTTACTGAACCTGTGGCAGCAGCTTTGGAAATTCAGCAGCAGGTGAAAATAACTGCAAACGATCGCGTCCTAGTTGTAGGTGATGGTAAGTTAGGACAATTGGTAGCGCAGACATTGGCGCTGACTGGCTGCGATTTATCAGTTGTCGGGCGTCATCGTCAAAAATTGGATTACTTAGCCGCACTTGGTATCGAAACTGGCTTTGCCGATATGGTTCGCGATCGCACTTTCGATCTCTCAGTTGAATGTACTGGTAATCCTGAAGGATTTGCGATCGCTCGTCGCGCCCTCCGCCCTCGTGGTACTCTGGTCTTGAAAAGCACCTATGCTGGGCATCTCACTTTCGATGCGTCTTCTCTAGTGGTAGATGAAATTACTCTGATCGGTTCTCGTTGCGGCCCTTTCCCAAAAGCGTTAGAGATTATATCACAAAATAAGGTAAATGTCAATTACTTGATTCAAGAGCGGTATGAATTGGAAAATGCGATCGCCGCATTCGATCGCGCCCAACAAAGAGGTATTTTGAAAGTATTGTTAGAAATTAGTGCAGATTCTTAGAAATGAACCCGATTAAATCAGTACAAAGTATAAGTTTTCGGGCAATAATCGGGACATTCGATCGCATCCTCAGAATTAGCAATATGGGGATGCACCGTACACTTAAGACGATAGTCGTTAGTAAAAAACTGGCAGCCAGGGCAAGGGATTTGGTGCATCCGCTTAGCCCTGGTGACACTATGGTTAAAAGCCGACCACAGATTCCCAGCCAAAAGAAACATCAATGCCCAGGCTAAGAAAAAGCAAAACGGCACCAAAAAAGGTTGGATGGTATGAATCAGCGGATAAAGCAGTTGGAACACGGCAATTCGCTTATCGAAGTTGAACAAGTATTTCTCATGTTATACCCCGGCGTGCCCCAACGCCAAACCTGCCACCAGCATCCCCAAAACTAGGAAAGGCTGGGCGCTTGCTTGATACTTGACATCATTTTTCAGGGGGTCGCGCAGAAAATACATATCCTGAAAAGTGATTTGCGGAATCACAAGCAGCAGCAGAATAGTGGCGTATAAATTCTGGTGAATCGCGATCAAATAGGCAGCAATACCAGCTTGAAAAATATCGATCGCCAGCACGCAAATCCAAGCCGCCGTTGTAACGCCAAACATCACCGGCAGGGACTGCAAACCTAATTGCCTGTCTCCTTCCACACTTTTAAAATCGTTGACAACCGCAATTCCCAAACCAGCCAAACTGTAAAACAAAGTCAGAATCACAATTGTAGAATTGAGGTCGCCAAACAAAGCATGACCTGCCCACCAAGGCAAAGCAATATAACTGGCACCCAAAGCGTAATTGCCCAGCCAGCCATTTTTTTTCAGTTTCAGGGGTGGCGCAGAATAAATATAAGACAGGAACGAACCGCCTATCGCCAGAACAGTAATCGTGGGAAAGGTGTGACCAGCCCACAGATCGAGGGCGTATGCCAATCCAATTCCTGCAAGTAACAGCACCCAAACTTGGGTAATTACTTGGGGAATAGAGATTGCACCTGATGGAATCGGGCGATAGGGTTCGTTAATGGCGTCGATATCCTTGTCGTAAAAATCGTTAATGGTTTGGGTATAACCCGCCAGCAATGGCCCAGACATCAACATACACGCAGCCGCTATCAGCACGTTTTCCAATGTCCAAGTGTAGTTACCGGAGGAAGCCGCACCGCAGACTACTCCCCAAATCAGGGGAATCCAGGTAATCGGCTTCATCAGTTGCAAGCGGATTTTCCAAATATTAGTTTCCCCCGATGCGGCACCTTTCATACCTAGCATCTGCCGCGTTTTGGCAGTGCGATCGGTAGTGCTAACATTAGCCTCTACTGGCAGCGGCTGTGCCAATTCTGGAGTATTGGTTTCGGGATGGGGGGAAAACTGGGAGGGAGTGGGGTCAGACATATGGATTTTAGATTTTGGATTTTAGATTTTGGATTCAATGAAAGAGGAAATCTACCAAAATCGTGACGAGAAATAGGTTCGGCTTTTGGAAATCCGCCAGCCTTATTACCTCCAGCTTCTGGCTAGAAAGAAATAGTTAGATAACTATTTTGGAATTTCGCTCCCTTAACCGGTTGCCCGCTTAACTGGGGAGGAAGGAAAATATTGCGGCGCTGGTCGCCTGCTTCGATCGTCACTTCCGGGCCGTACTGTGTGAGTTTAACTTGCTTTTTGTCAAACCCAGGCAAGAACAGCCGCACTTGACGAGCTGGGATGTCAATTTCTATGGGTTTGGGAGCCCTATAAGCTTGCCGGAAATCTGGCAGCGCCGCCATTAGGGGTTGCCAGTTGCCGCCGCTGCGGGCAGGCATAACGCTGACTGCCAAAGGCGCAAATTCACTGGTTACGCTGTCGGTGACGGCGGCTTCGCGATCGAATGTCTGATAAACCTGTTCTAGGTTTTGCGCTGTCTCGGCTGCCGTTGTGTCTGGCATAGTGGCTTGATTGAGAATGACGCCGCCCACAGTGAGACCGATTTGCTGGGCACTACCCCAAAGGTATTTGGCAGTGGCGATCGCTACTGGGTCGCCCGTACTCACCAAATAAGCCGCCATGCGATGGGGATTGGCTACAGCATCCTTACCTTGGTCTAACAGGTTGTTTACCTGGTTGGTAGGTTGGGCGAAGTTATCCTCGCCCCAATTCACATTTAAGACAGCGCTGGTGACCGGTTGGATAAACGGCGATATGGTTTTCCCCAAATCGGAATTGATAAACAAATTCCGAAAGCGGCGAATGTACCAACTCAGAATTTCCGGCATTCCCAGCATCCGCAGTGTGGTTTGGTCGCCTGTCCCGTCGTAGACGATCGCATCGTATT
This window of the Aerosakkonema funiforme FACHB-1375 genome carries:
- a CDS encoding MDR/zinc-dependent alcohol dehydrogenase-like family protein, with amino-acid sequence MKALWLENNQLQLRTDVPIPTPPPGEALVRVVRAGICNTDLELLRGYYPYTGILGHEFVGIVEQGPIELQNKRVVGEINAVCGECRFCRNGYPTHCENRTVLGIVNRNGTFAEYLTLPIKNLHSVPDNVPTDVATFTEPVAAALEIQQQVKITANDRVLVVGDGKLGQLVAQTLALTGCDLSVVGRHRQKLDYLAALGIETGFADMVRDRTFDLSVECTGNPEGFAIARRALRPRGTLVLKSTYAGHLTFDASSLVVDEITLIGSRCGPFPKALEIISQNKVNVNYLIQERYELENAIAAFDRAQQRGILKVLLEISADS
- a CDS encoding Get3/ArsA fold putative tail anchor-mediating ATPase NosAFP, translated to MSLILTFLGKGGTGRTTVAIAAAKQLASQGKRVLLAGQGSDPAMSAILGATLGPDPQEISTNLQGVQFHTAQLLERSWEELKKLEAQYLRTPIVKEVFGQELGVLPGMDSALGLNAIREYDAAGKYDAIVYDGTGDQTTLRMLGMPEILSWYIRRFRNLFINSDLGKTISPFIQPVTSAVLNVNWGEDNFAQPTNQVNNLLDQGKDAVANPHRMAAYLVSTGDPVAIATAKYLWGSAQQIGLTVGGVILNQATMPDTTAAETAQNLEQVYQTFDREAAVTDSVTSEFAPLAVSVMPARSGGNWQPLMAALPDFRQAYRAPKPIEIDIPARQVRLFLPGFDKKQVKLTQYGPEVTIEAGDQRRNIFLPPQLSGQPVKGAKFQNSYLTISF
- a CDS encoding sensor histidine kinase, which gives rise to MTQEEISAVKSKFFATVAHDLRTPLTAILLSTELLETYGHETPEEKKRQYLRCIREAAEEINKLLNDALDTYGIE
- a CDS encoding aspartyl protease, which gives rise to MIQGYFGEKGELFFEIELIGDDGSVVTVNALLDTGFTDWLAMDIQDAESLGWTFIRQLEMRIARGNALFNLYVGSVLFDGQEFTIPVLGGREIPEFLIGLPWLENWRLVVDRKAGLLTLGED
- the chlG gene encoding chlorophyll synthase ChlG — encoded protein: MSDPTPSQFSPHPETNTPELAQPLPVEANVSTTDRTAKTRQMLGMKGAASGETNIWKIRLQLMKPITWIPLIWGVVCGAASSGNYTWTLENVLIAAACMLMSGPLLAGYTQTINDFYDKDIDAINEPYRPIPSGAISIPQVITQVWVLLLAGIGLAYALDLWAGHTFPTITVLAIGGSFLSYIYSAPPLKLKKNGWLGNYALGASYIALPWWAGHALFGDLNSTIVILTLFYSLAGLGIAVVNDFKSVEGDRQLGLQSLPVMFGVTTAAWICVLAIDIFQAGIAAYLIAIHQNLYATILLLLVIPQITFQDMYFLRDPLKNDVKYQASAQPFLVLGMLVAGLALGHAGV